The genomic DNA ACCAAGGAGCAGGCCGTCGCGGCGGCCCGGGCCCGCGGCGACACCACCTTCGCCGACCTACTGTCCGGGATGAACGTCGTTCCCGGCCACGGGGTGGACTTCGCGGCGGTGGCCCGCACCCTGGCCCTGGCGCTCGGCCTGTATGTGCTTGCCGCGGTACTGGTCTGGGCGCAGGCCCGGTTGCTCAACGTCGCGGTGCAACGCACCATGGTGGCGCTGCGCGCCGACGTCGAGGACAAACTGCACCGACTTCCGCTGTCCTACTTCGATTCCCGTCAGCGCGGCGAAGTGCTCAGCCGGGTCACCAACGACATCGACAACATCCAGGGCTCGGTGTCGATGACCATCAGCCAACTGTTGACCGCGATGTTGACGGTGTTCGCGGTGCTGGTGATGATGCTGACCATCTCGCCGCTGCTGGCGCTGCTGACCGTCGTCACCGTGCCGGTGTCACTGTGGGTGATCCGCTGGATCACCCGTCGCTCTCAACCGTTGTTCGTGGCACAGTGGCGCAATACCGGTCGGCTGTCGGCCCACATCGAAGAGACCTACAGCGGTTTCACCATCGTCAAGACCTTCGGTCACCGGGAGGCCGCCCAGCAGCGCTTCGACGAACTGAACGACGAGGTCTACCGATCCAGCATCGGGGCGCAGTTCTTCTCGGGACTGGTCGGCCCGGCGACGACGTTCATCGGCAACCTCAGTTATGTGGCCGTTGCGGTGGTGGGCGGTCTGCAGGTGGCAAGCGGACAGATCACCCTCGGCAGCATCCAGGCGTTCATCCAGTACGTGCGGCAGTTCAACCAGCCGCTGGGCCAATTGGCCGGGATGTACAACACCCTGCAGTCCGGGGTCGCCAGTGCCGAACGGGTCTTCGAGCTGCTCGACACCGAAGAACAGTCCCCTGAGCCGGCCGCGGCACTGGAAATCCGCAGCGGCCGGGTTGAATTCGACCGGGTGAACTTCAGCTATCTCCCCGGCACGCCGGTGATCGAGGACCTCTCCCTGCTTGCCGAGCCCGGCAGCACCGTGGCGATCGTCGGACCGACCGGGGCGGGCAAGACCACGTGCGTGAACCTGCTGATGCGGTTCTACGACGTCGATTCCGGCCGGATCCTCATCGACGGTGTGGACATCTCGACGGTCAGCCGGCAGTCGCTTCGGTCCTCGGTCGGCATGGTGTTGCAGGACACTTGGCTGTTCGGCGGCACCATCTACGACAACATCGCCTACGGCCGGCCGGATGCCTCCGAGGACGAGGTGATCGAGGCGGCCAGGGCGGCGTACGTGGACCGGTTCGTGCACACCCTGCCCGACGGGTACGCCACCCGTGTCGACGACGACGGCGGCGCCATCAGCTCCGGCGAGAAGCAGTTGATCACGATCGCCCGCGCGGTGCTGGCCCGGCCAAAGGTGCTGGTGCTCGACGAGGCCACCAGCGCGGTGGACACCCGCACCGAACTGCTGATCCAGCAGGCAATGGCCGAATTGCGCCGCGACCGGACGAGTTTCATCATCGCCCACCGACTTTCGACGATCCGGGACGCCGACCTGATCCTGGTGATGGACGCCGGCCGGATCATCGAACGCGGTACCCACGAAGAACTCATGTCACGCCATGGGCGGTACTGGGAGATGACCCAGGTTTAGTTCGTCGGCGTGCGTTAGGCGCCGGGGCCTTCGGCACGCAGATCGTCGACCGCTTTCATAGCGTCACGCAGCTTGTCCAGCCACTCCTCGGTGTGCTCACCGACCAGGCGTACCGACCACGCCAGCGCGTCTGAACGGGACCGTGCCACACCGGCGTCGACCAGGGTGTCGAGCACCTGACGTTCGGGCTGCTTGAGCCGGGTCATCACCGGTACCGCGATGTGCGTGAACAGGATTCGCTCTGGCTCTGCGTCGCCGGTACTGATCTCGACGCCCCACGAGACCTTTCGGTCGAACCTGTTCTGCGCCTCGTCCGCGATTCGCATGCGTTCGCCGCGCGTCTCCTCCCGGAACCGCGATGCGCGCCCGGAGGCACGGGCTTTGGTCTCGACTTCTGGATTGTCTGCGGCATCGGGGAGCCGGCCGATGACGGTGATCTCCTCACGGTCGACGACCACGGTGGGATCGCCCGTGAACCAGGTGTCGGGCAGTCGGCCCGCGAACCACTCGGCGGCCTCATCCGCGGACCGGCGATGGTGCTGATGTTTGTTCATGATTACATGATTACACTGTTACATCGCAGATGGGACGGCGTTCACCACCGGCGAACGCAGATTTTCTGCTTTCCGGGCTAGTTGCGCTTGAGCAGCAGTGCGGCGCCGCCGGCCAGCACCAGGGCGACCAGCAGGAGCCCGGCCCAGCCCGGGCCGGCGATCCACCAGACGGCACCCAGCAGAATGATCGCCGGCGACACCGCGAACAGCACCATGCCGGGGTGCTGCTTCAAGACCGCGAGCGCACCCTGGGCGCGGAGCGGGTCGATTTCCTTTGCCATGTCACCAGAATGCCAGGGCTACGTCGCGTTCGTAGCACTGTGGCGGCGCCGAGGCGAAAATTCCGCCACCTGGTTACACACACGACCCTCTGTAGCCTGGTGGCGAATTCTCCTCCACCCCGACGATTCGAGGGATGACTGTGAACGGAACCCCGCAACCCGGTTGGCTGCCCGATCCCGAAGGCCGCTACGAATACCGGTGGTGGGACGGACAATCCTG from Mycobacterium sp. DL440 includes the following:
- a CDS encoding ABC transporter ATP-binding protein; this encodes MTGAVLRRSGTPAAPVERTRDFRGSAMRLLKRLVPQRGLAISVVLLGIGGIAIGVTGPRILGHATDLLFNGVIGRELPAGLTKEQAVAAARARGDTTFADLLSGMNVVPGHGVDFAAVARTLALALGLYVLAAVLVWAQARLLNVAVQRTMVALRADVEDKLHRLPLSYFDSRQRGEVLSRVTNDIDNIQGSVSMTISQLLTAMLTVFAVLVMMLTISPLLALLTVVTVPVSLWVIRWITRRSQPLFVAQWRNTGRLSAHIEETYSGFTIVKTFGHREAAQQRFDELNDEVYRSSIGAQFFSGLVGPATTFIGNLSYVAVAVVGGLQVASGQITLGSIQAFIQYVRQFNQPLGQLAGMYNTLQSGVASAERVFELLDTEEQSPEPAAALEIRSGRVEFDRVNFSYLPGTPVIEDLSLLAEPGSTVAIVGPTGAGKTTCVNLLMRFYDVDSGRILIDGVDISTVSRQSLRSSVGMVLQDTWLFGGTIYDNIAYGRPDASEDEVIEAARAAYVDRFVHTLPDGYATRVDDDGGAISSGEKQLITIARAVLARPKVLVLDEATSAVDTRTELLIQQAMAELRRDRTSFIIAHRLSTIRDADLILVMDAGRIIERGTHEELMSRHGRYWEMTQV